Proteins from one Ahaetulla prasina isolate Xishuangbanna chromosome 2, ASM2864084v1, whole genome shotgun sequence genomic window:
- the LOC131190402 gene encoding cholinesterase-like, which yields MSNLAKESKHSSSSLAEERSPPARHTVAMFLCCLLLLLPFPLASSSASKGDKVVITRSGPIKGKQFLSGLGSVTAYLGIPYAEPPLGKLRFQKPLPHQPWKQTLEATSFGNSCPQFIYYEDTAAMVWNPKTPLSEDCLSLNIWVPYPQPSSPVPVFFWLHSSGYTGATSSLNLFNGSSLAATENVIVVTINYRLGALGFLYLPPAAPGNLGLWDQQLALKWIKENAAAFGGDPSRLTIFGHSAGGASVNFHLLTPKSQDLFAQAVIQSGTANAFWAWRSPEEAKKLSLKFVHLLGCSEGNNTNIGHCLQTKSVSEFIQQQGSLFLNKDCLLNFPFRPTIDGDFLLGDPGKLMEEGQIQVKPLLIGKVSDEGSTFIHDLFSDINESLINQEQLLKGVRMLVPNATEDIVQNIALRYSEGNHGPAKYRSALSNLFTDLAIACPMIEAAGNIRKTGSPVYAYLFAHQPSSSAWPQWTGPHHDAEIAYIFGTLESVFPINRTFTEAEASLSRKMMHYWAEFARTGNPDGLVATKDEWPLYNATEQNFFVLNSESSRETEKGPVHHCSFLKKHFSKAEDPHKCEGDSVSSG from the exons CGAA GTCCACCGGCTCGTCATACTGTTGCAATGTTCTtgtgctgcctcctcctcctccttcctttcccattAGCTTCCAGTTCTGCGTCTAAGGGAGACAAAGTGGTCATAACCAGAAGTGGCCCTATTAAGGGCAAGCAGTTCCTGTCTGGCCTTGGATCTGTGACAGCCTATCTAGGCATTCCTTATGCTGAGCCTCCCCTGGGGAAGTTGCGTTTCCAGAAACCTCTTCCACATCAGCCATGGAAGCAAACACTGGAGGCCACCAGCTTTGGCAATTCCTGCCCTCAGTTTATTTACTACGAAGACACTGCAGCAATGGTGTGGAATCCTAAAACACCACTGTCAGAAGATTGCCTTTCCCTCAACATCTGGGTGCCATACCCACAACCTTCTTCACCAGTCCCTGTTTTTTTCTGGTTACACTCAAGTGGATATACAGGTGCCACGTCTTCTCTGAACTTGTTCAATGGGTCATCTTTGGCTGCCACTGAGAACGTCATTGTGGTCACCATCAATTATCGCCTGGGAGCTCTGGGCTTTCTGTACTTGCCACCAGCTGCTCCAGGGAACCTAGGCTTATGGGACCAACAGCTGGCCCTGAAGTGGATAAAAGAGAATGCAGCTGCCTTTGGGGGAGATCCTTCTCGGTTGACCATTTTTGGCCACAGTGCTGGAGGAGCTTCTGTGAATTTCCATCTTCTCACGCCAAAAAGCCAGGACCTTTTTGCCCAAGCGGTGATCCAGAGCGGAACAGCCAATGCTTTCTGGGCTTGGAGGTCTCCTGAAGAAGCCAAAAAATTATCATTGAAATTCGTTCATTTGCTAGGTTGCTCCGAGGGCAATAATACCAACATAGGGCATTGTCTGCAAACAAAAAGTGTTTCTGAATTTATTCAGCAACAAGGCTCTCTGTTCTTGAACAAAGACTGCCTTCTGAATTTTCCCTTTAGGCCAACCATAGATGGGGACTTTTTGCTTGGTGATCCAGGAAAGCTCATGGAGGAGGGGCAAATTCAAGTCAAACCTCTCCTCATAGGAAAAGTCTCTGATGAAGGGAGCACATTTATCCACGATCTTTTTTCTGACATTAACGAAAGTCTCATCAATCAGGAGCAGCTTCTGAAAGGAGTAAGAATGTTGGTGCCAAATGCCACAGAAGATATTGTTCAGAATATTGCACTGAGGTACAGTGAAGGAAATCACGGCCCGGCAAAATACCGCTCCGCTCTGTCCAACCTCTTTACAGATTTGGCCATTGCATGCCCAATGATTGAAGCTGCAGGAAATATCAGGAAAACGGGGAGTCCTGTATATGCCTATTTATTTGCACATCAACCTTCAAGCTCAGCTTGGCCTCAATGGACTGGACCGCATCATGATGCTGAGATTGCTTATATTTTTGGAACCCTTGAATCAGTGTTTCCCATCAATCGAACATTCACAGAGGCTGAAGCCAGTCTGAGCCGTAAAATGATGCACTACTGGGCAGAGTTTGCCAGAACTGG GAATCCTGATGGGTTGGTGGCCACCAAGGATGAGTGGCCGCTCTATAATGCCACGGAGCAGAATTTCTTCGTTCTTAATAGTGAGTCATCCCGGGAAACAGAGAAAGGGCCTGTCCACCACTGCAGTTTTCTAAAGAAGCATTTTTCAAAGGCTGAAGACCCAC ATAAGTGTGAAGGTGATTCTGTTTCATCAGGCTAG